From the genome of Mugil cephalus isolate CIBA_MC_2020 chromosome 2, CIBA_Mcephalus_1.1, whole genome shotgun sequence, one region includes:
- the LOC125003827 gene encoding ependymin-like has product MSVISVLSCLSLLLAAAVAQTPEPCVVPPLLSGHLTVMASNGLVSSTGTISYDSFGQKMHIRSTGTAGNETYVVDQLFLFNKNVYYEMDWKTVSCKKMPLNSDFIPMQVPSDAKLMGQAVMGSSSSWGMGVLTNTWYGAMSSNGFYMSVFTEVGCIPLTFTSYTPEAGWTTVSTFNWVIGITNPMGFIPPVFCDEASLEDKETPDTFFTALESLAMKTKRGK; this is encoded by the exons ATGAGTGTCATCAGTGTCCTGTCCTGCCTCAGCCTGCTGTTGGCAGCTGCTGTCGCCCAGACACCCGAACCCTGCG TTGTCCCACCGCTACTGAGTGGACACCTCACTGTG ATGGCTTCCAATGGACTTGTGTCGTCAACAGGGACAATAAGCTATGATTCTTTTGGACAGAAGATGCATATCAGGAGCACCGGTACTGCCGGCAATGAGACCTATGTTGTGGACCAGCTGTTCCTTTTCAACAAG AATGTCTACTATGAGATGGACTGGAAAACAGTCTCCTGTAAGAAGATGCCACTGAATTCTGACTTCATTCCCATGCAAGTGCCTTCTGATGCAAAACTGATGGGCCAGGCAGTGAtgggctcctcctcctcttgggGAATGGGTGTACTAACCAACACCTGGTATGGAGCCATGTCATCAAATG GCTTCTACATGAGCGTCTTCACTGAGGTTGGGTGCATTCCTTTGACCTTCACCAGCTACACTCCTGAAGCTGGATGGACCACAGTCAG CACCTTTAACTGGGTAATAGGAATCACAAACCCCATGGGCTTCATACCCCCTGTCTTCTGTGATGAAGCCAGTCTGGAGGACAAAGAGACACCCGATACCTTCTTCACTGCCCTGGAGTCTCTGGCCATGAAGACCAAGAGAGGGAAGTAA